Genomic window (Tachysurus fulvidraco isolate hzauxx_2018 chromosome 20, HZAU_PFXX_2.0, whole genome shotgun sequence):
AAATTTCTTAAAATCGCCCATGGCGCTCCAAGCTAAAGACTATGGCCTattcaaaaaatattaatataattaactgATTTACAATGTCATTTAATGCTCTCAAACCTTTCTAAAATTTTCAAGTGTACCTCTTTCTACAATTTCAAATTTACAGTCTCCAAAAATATTTCAGCTTGAAATCTTGTGGTTACAAACTGTCAGACTACGTCCTCAGTAACAGTGTGCAAAATGTCTCATATGCAAGTAATGTTTAACTTCTTACAGTGCATGGCCCAGGACAAGTCTGGCTAAATTCTACACTATGCAAATGCACATGACATATGCACATGTATGTAACATATGTAACAGAATTAAATTAATGGAAATTTTATATGCATACaagttttaatatatattttacgaagatttttaatatttgtgatGTGTAGTGATTGTGGTGTTATGTTATTGGTTGTGCTGCATTTGTGTATGTGCTGCCTTGAGTGCTGTGTTGGCATCTGGTACTGCTTGATAGTGTGGATATAAGTTATTGTCAGGTAAGTTACAGCTTTGAAATCTTATCTGTTTGGGCAGAAtgtaaacaaactaaaatataaatgaaacaagGCTTATTTAAGTTAATGGTTCATGTGCAGACACTATTTGcacacataatataaataaacacacaatataaataaaggTGTGTTGATGGGATGCAGAGCTCACATCACTTGCACTCAGTGCCCTCAGCCCTCCAACTTGCTCAGAGTCATTGCCAGTGCCTTCAATGCGAGATGCCACTCCAGGCTGCTTAGCGGGACGTATCCAGATTTCCACACGAGTGGAATCCTGACCTCTTACTGTTCCCTGCACCTGTGTGCAACTTTCAATATCCTCCTTCAGTCTGTGCTCAACCTAGTGAGATAAAATTTATTGAGTCATTCAAAATAACATTGCACAAATAATTGTACATATCTGCATTTTTACACTGTTTCTGCGAAAAAATGCTTATAGATTTGCATTCTCTCTCCTCTTTGTTCAGCCACTTCACAGCACTTTAGACCATATAGCACTAATGATTTATTGGCTTAATGGCTAGTGTTTTTGGCTGTGTGCATTCTGCATTACTAGTATCATCAAAAGCACAAGAGCCCTAGTGCTGTTCCTGAGTAAAGTGATTTGAATAGTTCTATTATTTAAAGCATTGTTACTGCAACAGTGTAGAACCCcacattgtaataaataaatatttatcatacATTCATCTAAGAAAGAAACAAGAGACAGTGAAAAAGTTGTTGATACAACAACTCATTCAGTTAACTGTTAAAGCGTTAATTTGTGGTCGTATATCAAattaaataccaaaaaaaaaaaaaaaacctgttgcTCCTATCAGCTGAAATCTGGCTATATAACTTCCGAGCGTTGTTGAATGAAACTTTATCTCAAGTACGGTCTACTTTTTCCAAAAGTGACCATAAGCACCTAAGCACCTAATAATGTGTGAACTGGTTTGGGTACTAAATAGAGCTTGAAGGACTACTGGCAATTATTTAAAAGCTTTcaagtatttttaaaataacatttaataaattttGTAAAAAACTAACCTTGCGCTTGGATTCTTCAAACAAACTCATCAGGCTCTCCTTGGCTGTGAGGATTGGGTTGCTGGCAGCTAGGCTGCGCATGTAGTAATATACAGCATCCAACTTCCGCTTCTACCATTgggaaaggcagagagagagagagagagagagagagagagagagagagagagagagagagagagagagagagagagagtatgtgtgtgtgtgtgtgtgtgtgtgtgtgtgagtgagtgagagagagagagagagtgagtgagtgagtgagtgtgtgtgtgagagagagagagagagagagaagcaaaatattttatgaataaatcatgcTCTAGCAGAGAGaagcaaaatattttatgaataaatcatgcTCTAGCATGCTGCTATAGGAAGGAAATACACAGTTTATACACAGTTTATATCAAAATGTAAATTTCTTCAACATTCAAGGGAGAAGTTAGTTTGTTCTCACCTATACTACAGTAATAAAGTCATTTGTTCACCAGCACCTCTcttactcacaaacacacacttaaatcaGAGGTTTtcattttaccaaaaaaaagagagtgttTAAAACTAAGGCTGCTTTGGTACATAAACATCTAACAAAATCTGACTTCATCAACAATTATGAGAATTACTTTGTTAAACAACCTTATTGGACTAAGGTGTAGGGTCTCTATCTTGGTCCCTTTTGTCCCTACAGAATCATTAAGATTTACAAGAGTGCTTTAATATTATGCTTTGATTCATAattcatataataaaaattatataatgcACACCTTCTTACCAATTAAATTTAAGCATTCATGCACAAAGACTTAAAAATAGGtactaaaattaaataataaaaaaaatacaagatttcagattaaaaaaaggttaaatgaAGTGAATGTGTTCTCACTGTGTACACTGCTAACACAGCAAGCTGGTTGTATGGTCGGCCATTTTTTGGTGCAATCTGCTGCGCTTTCAGGTACCAactgttaaaaacaacaaacaatttTAGAGAAATTGAAAGTACTTTTATTAAGAAACACTAGTTAGgattaaaatgcaaaatgacTGACCTGCGTGCTTTGCCATAATTAGCAGAGTAATTTGCTTGTTCTCTGTATCTTGCGACATCTCCTAGACAAATCATACACCGCTGGGCACTAATCAAAGCATATTTCACCTAAAATGAACAGTAAAGTTCCTAGAATTTGTGATCCAACATAACCCTTTATAAAAGACATATAATATAGAAATTATTATGCACATTGGATCCTGGAATTGagttatacattttaatgctCATTTACAAATTGCAATTTTCAAGAAACTGCAGCAAATCCTGTTGTAACAATCTCTATCATTTGTTACGTTTCTCATTTGTTGACTgaataagcttttttttcaaaatcacTGCCCAGTCAGTAataccaccaaaaaaaaaaaatgaatattgcTAAATATATTACCAGATTGATAACCAGATATATGTTAAATTTGAAGAAACAGGGAGGAAGTATAAGCTTTGAGTTAAATTTGGAGTTAGAAATATTTACAGTCTTTCGTAGAGGTTTTGAACGTATTGCCATTCCATCCATGTAGTCTTCTAGTTTAAACTGGAATACAGTTTGTAACTTCAACAGGAGTGAATCAAAAAACACTGCCCCCTAGAACACAAATAGGAGGGACGAATGAGCCACAAATAGCATGCAGAAATGCCAAAACCCCTGTTAAATATGAGAAAATTATAGCTctcagcaacaaaaaaaaaaggcaaaacaaaaatattttaacagcAAGGAATAAtcttagaaataaatataagccATGTACCTCCTCCAATATAGTGAGAAGCATAGTCTTAATCTGGGAAGCTGTATCTATATCCTGGTTCTTTAGTAGGTGTCTGAATCTCTCAATGACCTGATAAAACACATTCTTCCATAGTAACTGGTCCacattctgtgtgtcagagaacTCTATGTCTGTTAGAATTATACTCTCATACAATGTCAGGAGCTCAgctctggggaaaaaaaaacaaaatttaggCCAATATATTAGCAACATTTTACTATAGTCTCTTCACAACCAgttctttaatattaatatttttaatatagtgATCAGTCCTTGTTTACCTCAGCTGGGTCATCCTGTCTAATCCTTCTCGACTAAGTCGCTCCCTGGACAGCAGGTTACTGAGCTGGAGTTCATGGCTGTCAGCCATTCGCAGAAGTTTTACGAGTTCCCCTCTTGTCTGCAACTCTGTGTCCTCTGGGCTAAAGTTGATGCCTGTAGATGGGTAAACCTGGCCACTGTGCCCATACATTCCATAAAAGGGTGCCATGCCTGGATTCGAGAACACCCCATTAGAACCATGTAACTGATATGGGAGATGATAGGAATAGGTGTAGCATGGAGGTGTGTTTGAAGACTCTGTTGGTAACGGGTAACCGTAAGGGTTGTCAGCATTCTGATATTTGTAGTAAGCCATGGTGGCAGCATGTTTCATTTGAAagtcttccccatggtgcacAGGAGGGCTACCAGTGGCTTCATCATCAGTGTCCAGAAAATGCAGTGGTCCGTATCCTCCTTGATGCTGTAAGTACAGTGGCTGTCGGACAGATGACTGCAGAGATTGCTGGTTGCCTGAAAGAGCTGGTTTCTTATCAGGGTTATTAGGATCCCACAAGCGCCTAGTACTTCCACCACGACTTCCTCTTCCTCTATCCAGGCCTAAGCTGCTTCTTGTTCCACACATAAGCTGAGGACCGGGTTCTGAGGACGTGGTTAGTTCAGTGCGTGTTGGGAGTACCAAAATACctctgtggctttttttttttttctcctccctggTTCCTGAGGACAATCCAGTCTGTCTGTCCAAGGAAATTCTCAAGACTCCTCCTTGGCCACCAATCAAGGCTCCTCTCAATCCTCCATTATTCTCTTTTGATACTCTACTGTAATTCTTATCTGCTTTGGCTTTAAGGACTCCTCTTCCATTTCTCTCCATTCCCTTATTTTCCTCTATGGGATTTCTATGGTAATTTATGGGTGACATATCATTAGTTGTCCTTCTACTTTGCCTGGGCATGCCTGCTATGCTCTGGTCCATCACCTTTATCAACCTTTCATGAGACTTAGGCATTGGCCCTTTTAATCCTGCCCCACATTGTTCATTAGACCTGTATGCTTCAGACTCTGTTGGTCCATCCACGCTGGTGCCACTGCTGGCAGAACTTGTACTATAGGTACGGTTTCTAGTCCTTCTGATGTCTGATTTGGAATATCGCTTTGAAGAAGAGCTGACTTTGCACGGTTGTGTTTCATGAGCTATTCTGTGCCTCTTGCCATCACTTTCTATTGGCTGATAgcttctgtgtttttcttttgtaaagtACTGATCTTGAAGAGCCTCTTTTCCTTTCACATCCCACTGAAATATTCTTTCTACTTTTGGCTCACTGTTTTTCTCTAGATGATGTGTCAGCAAACATTTTTCGACTCCTTCTCCTTCCTCCCTCTTCAGTGAGGCTTGACTGGACTCTCTCTCCTTACCCCCTCTGGACCTTCGTTTTTCCTgctcctttttcttctccttcactTCTCCCActcctcttcctgtcctgttctTAGAGGCCTCACCACTTAACCTTCTTCTTCTATCAACATTTTCACTCTTCTTTTCTGTATCTATGGCTGTGAGGCTGTTAATGTTGAGTTTCTCTACTTTATCAGTCATATTGTTAACAGAGGGCTGATCATAGTCTACAGAAGATAAGTctaatttcttttgtttcccCTGCACCTGTTTTTTCACGCCTTCCTTGATTTCTCcaacatttcttttttcctcttccagATGTATATCCTTCCTTTGATCGACTACGCTTATCAACCCATTACTTGTAGTGTCCTCTGCCTTTGCCACATCTTGTGATATCTGTTCTAACTCGCTGGTTGTGCCATCATCTCTATAACCTTGACTCCTTCTCCCACCAGGCTGGTATATTTTACGATCAGGTTTGCGCATTTTCCGAAGTTTTGGAGAATTAGGTTTTCCAGTGCTGGACAATTCACTTTTTATAACAGTGTTCCTCCTGTCATGTTGATGACTGAAAGATGCACTAGCATCATTGCAGTCAAAATTAACAGTGCTCAGTTCAAGCTGACAGTCACTGCTAGtgaattttatttcacttgGATTTGGTAGAGAGCTGTCAGGCAATTTAATAGCTGGATCAGACACAGACTCCTCTAAAGTGTATGCAGACTCTGCTGAATATGATCTATCCTCTTCACATCTATCCTTGGATTTGCGTATCTGTGCTGCGCCTGGATCGTATCTCTGGATGTCTGGCCTTTTCCCATCTCGCTGACTTTGTTTTTTACTTGTCTTTTGCACATCTAAGAAAGAAACAAGAGACAGTGAAAAAGTTGTTGATACAACAACTCATTCAGTTAACTGTTAAAGCGTTAATTTGTGGTCGTATATCAAattaaataccaaaaaaaacctGTTGCTCCTATCAGCTGAAAGCTAGCTATATAACTTCCGAGCGTTGTTGAATGAAACTTTACACTATCTCAAGTACGGTCTACTTTTTCCAAAAGTGACCATAAGTAGCCAAGCCTTACTTACTTATTCAGGCAAACACCAGCATGATGTTTCTGCTAGGTTGATGAGTGCTAACCAATTGAAACAAGTTTGTCTgccaatgctttttttttttttaccattattatggtaaaaaaaatcacatttagcCGAACACATCCACCCCCGTTACACTGTTAGGCAACAAGCTGCCAAAAAAAACTTATAACAAGACAAGTTATTCAACTAGCAAACAGCTAGCTTAATGGCGTTGCCATTAGCTTTAGCTACTCGAAACTGATCCAGTCTGTTTTGATTAACTAAGTTTGCAACTAACTCTGTTTTACCGTATTGCACCAATACACCTAATCAAACGAACCTTTGGAGTTGTATCTAAATGGTACAATACTCGACGCCTCAGCTCGTAGTTCAGCCTCAGAAATTCGTACTCTGTCCAGTTCGTCCGCCATTTTCGtcaccaccaaacacaaacattacgGCGTCCTGCCAGGTTCAAACCTTCACGCGCATGGCTGAcgaattagaaaaaaaaatcaggaaaacaAACGAACAGTATGGtggcagcaaaataaaaaaaatacagcatggAAAGTTATACAAAACGGAATGTTCAGCTGAGTAAATTAATTAACgtacaaaaataattatataaaataaacgtTTACATACGAATGTGACGGGTGTGTTGAAAAGAGTACAGGCGGGTTGGAGtgtgtggagaaaagtgtcagcaagaatcaaaggaaaggtgaaaAGTCAGTAGTGCGAGCAGAGTTAAAGTAGAGATACACTAGGTAAAATATTATTCCAGTAAACCTGCTCATTTGACACTTTCACTTTAGTAAAAGTACAAAAGTTATTGCCTTCAAATATATCCAATGTTCTATGATGTATTATGGCTTTAATATACTGTTATAATTTTTTGTCACAATATGCTTTATAAACAATATGTGAAAAGACTCATTTTACTCTTAGCACACCAATCTATTAATTGAATGATATTAATTAGTCTGACACCAGGGGAACTAGATTTCATTtttaggggggcttagccctcagtgagaatttaaaacagaagagttttatattatacagtatattatatgactacatagtaagccaaaagttatggtattattaaatggcaaaagtggacaccaaatttgtatgcatgatgtaatgatgccagtcttgaatcaaatcagttcatgtatgtgtgcattctctacgaacagtgtgtccaatgaatgcagtcattaataaaaaaaatattcacaagacaaagaccaaatcaataaatgttatttttaggTATTGAATgaattgtttgcattaatattttgtttgtgctatcaactcgggtaataagaatagtgaaatgtcactgcttttggttgccgtctttgcggttttcGGCCGaataacgttatagataaatgcctccacagctctgactgcgcgtgcacgctgcgcgtgcctgtgcttctctgttcaaataaaacagacagctgatgacgcacttttgaaagactacaacgcacgcgcgttttagcaaagtaaaaaaaaaaatcgctctgggatcaaactgataaataattttctttcccatcgatgacatgtcctgcattttaacggatttttttatttttatttttgaaagaaaaaacttatacttatagttttagggtggctgagatcgcAGACAGGGAGGCAGGAGCCACCCTAAACAAGGTCTAGCCCCTGTCTGACACTCATGTTTatgaatgtgcttgcaaagcacattcttattctcttgcatacatattattattaggggtcaagccccgaaggggcgtagacacctattgttattgtcggttttcttcttcttcttcttcttcttcttcttcttcttcttcttcttcttcttcttcttcttcttattattattattattattattattattattattattcctcttcctccattgaagtcaatggcagcccatagaaccgtttgtaggaaagttatgtaatttggcacacatgtataggccagtcttagaagttactatagcaactttggtgtgtctagctcaaaccctttagcgccaccaacagtccaaacatccaattatgttcatgttcataactgctgactcgtaaggcctagagacacagttcttacatattttggatcctttgctcatgccgaatcgaatgtaccacatgacatcatttctgtcatgaatacctttccgccattttgaattttccctAATACCTACTttgtcgaactcctcctagaccgtttgtccgatttgcatgtcctttggtatctagcatctagagacaccctagacaaaaagttatcaaaagctttttgatagaccaatgccttctcgtataccgtggcaacatacatgttggtgagcacgccaaaacagacgtgtggctgtatcttcgcaaaacttatgcgtgtccacacaaaacttggtatatgtcattatagtcatgacctgagggtgtatgcaacgtttcgtgacagcgccacctagtggccacgagattttaaaaacatgtatttttgattataactactgcaaacgtgagtctaaaatcatgaagggagtgttgttagactccttgaggcatgccgactcaaacgataccaaacggttttcggacggccattttgtgtggtggcgagcacgccaaaacagacttgaggctgtatctttgcaaaacttatgcgcgttgacacaaaacttggtgtatgtcattatagtcatgacctgagggtgcatgcaacgtttcgtgacagcgccacctagtggtcacaagattttaaaaacagctatttttgcttataactactgcaaactttagtctaaaatcatgaaggaagTGTTATTTGACTCTTTGAGGCATGCTGATTtaaacgataccaaaccgtcgcaacatacatggcggcgagcacgccaaaacagacgtgaggctgtatgttcgcaaaacttatgcgtgtcgacacgaaacttgggatatgtcattatagtcatgacctgagagtgcatgcaacgttttgtgatggcgccacctagtggcaatgagattttaaaaacaatgccatatcgctacgaaacttggtataggTTCATCAGCGATATATTCTGAGCGCATATGAttggcttgaccccggaatggctgcttgcagctatatttattattattattattattattattattattattattattattattattattattattattcctcttcttccattgaagtcaatggcagcccatagaaccgtatgtaggaaagttatgtaatttggcacacatgtagaggcaagtcttagaagttattctagcaactttggtgtgtctagctcaaaccctttagcgccaccaacagtccaaacctCCAATTATGTTAAttttcataactgctgactggtaaggcctagagacacactttttgcatattttggatcctttgctcatgccgattcgaatgcaccatatgacatcatttccgtCATggatacctttccgccattttgaattttccgtaataCAGACTCCTTGaagcatgctgagtcaaacgataccaaacatcacaacatacatggcggcgagcatgccaaaacagacgtgaggctgtatgttcgcaaaacttatgcgtgtcgacatgaaacttggtatatgccattatagtcatgacctgagggtgcatgcaacgttttgtgacagcgccacctagtggcaacgagcacaccaaaacagacgtgaggctgtatcttcgcaaaacttatgcgtgtcgacatgAAACTTGGTATACGTCATTATAGCCAGGACCTGAGGATGCATGCAACAATTCGTGaaagcgccacctagtggtcacaagattttaaaaacagctattttcgcttataactacagcaaactttagtctaaaatcatgaaggaggtgttgttagactccttgaggaaTGCTGAGTCAAATGATACCAAACCATCGCAACATACATggcggcgagcacgccaaaacagacttgaggctgtatgttcgcaaaacttatgcgtgtcgacacaaaacttgggatatgtcattatagtcatgacctgagggtgcattcaatgttttgtgacagcgccacctagtggcaatgatattttaaaacaatgccatatcgctacgaaacttggtctggttcatcagcgacatgttctgaatgcatgtgatcggcttgaccctggaatggctgcttgcagctatatttaggggtcaagccccgtagacacctattgttattgtcagttttcttcttcttcttcttcttcctcttcttcttcttcttcttcttcttcttcttctacttattattattattattattattattattattattattattattattatt
Coding sequences:
- the smg6 gene encoding telomerase-binding protein EST1A, with protein sequence MADELDRVRISEAELRAEASSIVPFRYNSKDVQKTSKKQSQRDGKRPDIQRYDPGAAQIRKSKDRCEEDRSYSAESAYTLEESVSDPAIKLPDSSLPNPSEIKFTSSDCQLELSTVNFDCNDASASFSHQHDRRNTVIKSELSSTGKPNSPKLRKMRKPDRKIYQPGGRRSQGYRDDGTTSELEQISQDVAKAEDTTSNGLISVVDQRKDIHLEEEKRNVGEIKEGVKKQVQGKQKKLDLSSVDYDQPSVNNMTDKVEKLNINSLTAIDTEKKSENVDRRRRLSGEASKNRTGRGVGEVKEKKKEQEKRRSRGGKERESSQASLKREEGEGVEKCLLTHHLEKNSEPKVERIFQWDVKGKEALQDQYFTKEKHRSYQPIESDGKRHRIAHETQPCKVSSSSKRYSKSDIRRTRNRTYSTSSASSGTSVDGPTESEAYRSNEQCGAGLKGPMPKSHERLIKVMDQSIAGMPRQSRRTTNDMSPINYHRNPIEENKGMERNGRGVLKAKADKNYSRVSKENNGGLRGALIGGQGGVLRISLDRQTGLSSGTREEKKKKSHRGILVLPTRTELTTSSEPGPQLMCGTRSSLGLDRGRGSRGGSTRRLWDPNNPDKKPALSGNQQSLQSSVRQPLYLQHQGGYGPLHFLDTDDEATGSPPVHHGEDFQMKHAATMAYYKYQNADNPYGYPLPTESSNTPPCYTYSYHLPYQLHGSNGVFSNPGMAPFYGMYGHSGQVYPSTGINFSPEDTELQTRGELVKLLRMADSHELQLSNLLSRERLSREGLDRMTQLRAELLTLYESIILTDIEFSDTQNVDQLLWKNVFYQVIERFRHLLKNQDIDTASQIKTMLLTILEEGAVFFDSLLLKLQTVFQFKLEDYMDGMAIRSKPLRKTVKYALISAQRCMICLGDVARYREQANYSANYGKARSWYLKAQQIAPKNGRPYNQLAVLAVYTKRKLDAVYYYMRSLAASNPILTAKESLMSLFEESKRKVEHRLKEDIESCTQVQGTVRGQDSTRVEIWIRPAKQPGVASRIEGTGNDSEQVGGLRALSASDINKRFVLSFLHTHGKIFTKVGMESFTAVATRMLEEFQALLQHSPSLGSTRMLQIITINMFTIYYAQTREKGHGEARSVLEEQSTSLGLAMFGVLVQRCTELLKETPAEPVPLGEVAEELGPMVRVSTLSTDLRELLPSVKVWSDWMLGHPEQWNPPPCIFDGSPDVWQCLAELCNSFATVYHGEIPLYKADADGESDELRLLVLEEDRMLAGFVPLLAAPQEPCYIDPKSDIAIAADCKRVTVLKYFLEALCGQEEPLLAFKGGKYVSIASLDTPSQSTENKTQSHISEQCQDNNVTMEEASLSTSEGEMDEGMDEYENQSDIRELRARRCALVHKLAEQQKRRDKIKAVLQTGIQLELEIRPFYLVPDTNCFIDHLEGLKKLLACGKYILVVPLIVITELDGLAKGQECRDMDYIGETAHARQVQECAKAAMTFLEKGFEAREPGLRALTSRGNQLESIAFRSEDTSGHKGNNDDVILSCCLHYCQDKAKEFMPAQRDGPVRLQREVVLLTDDRNLRVKALTRNVPVRDIPGFLSWAKVG